A genomic segment from Egibacteraceae bacterium encodes:
- a CDS encoding ABC transporter ATP-binding protein, whose translation MADETGLRTRVAAAANDLVKTYGTGDTQVRALAGVSVAFPVGGFTAVMGPSGSGKSTLLHCLAGLDRPTSGTVHIGDTEITALKENDLTRLRRDRVGFIFQAFNLIPTLTAEENIWLPIRLAGATPDREWVDSLIDQVGLRDRLTHRPSELSGGQQQRVAAARALATRPEIVFGDEPTGNLDSRSGAELLELLQRSARELGQTIVMVTHDAAAAAYADRVLFLADGAVVDDMADPTAEAVLDHLKHLETATPAPDAKG comes from the coding sequence ATGGCTGACGAGACAGGGCTGCGCACACGCGTTGCGGCAGCGGCGAACGATCTGGTGAAGACCTACGGCACGGGTGACACCCAGGTGCGTGCGCTGGCGGGGGTCAGCGTGGCGTTCCCCGTCGGCGGCTTCACCGCGGTGATGGGACCCTCAGGATCCGGCAAGTCGACCCTCCTGCACTGCCTGGCCGGGCTCGACCGGCCGACATCGGGAACGGTGCACATCGGTGACACGGAGATCACCGCCCTGAAGGAGAACGACCTCACGCGCCTGCGGCGCGACCGCGTCGGGTTCATCTTCCAGGCCTTCAACCTGATCCCGACCCTGACGGCCGAGGAGAACATCTGGTTGCCGATCCGCCTCGCGGGCGCCACCCCGGACCGCGAATGGGTGGACTCGCTCATCGACCAGGTCGGGCTCCGCGACCGGCTGACCCACCGTCCGTCCGAGCTGTCCGGCGGGCAGCAGCAACGGGTGGCGGCGGCGCGCGCCCTCGCGACCCGGCCCGAGATCGTCTTCGGCGACGAGCCGACCGGCAACCTCGACTCGCGCTCCGGCGCGGAGCTGCTCGAGCTCCTGCAACGTTCTGCGCGCGAGCTCGGCCAGACCATCGTGATGGTCACCCACGACGCAGCAGCGGCCGCCTACGCCGACCGCGTCCTCTTCCTGGCCGACGGGGCGGTCGTCGACGACATGGCCGATCCGACCGCCGAGGCTGTCCTGGACCACCTGAAGCACCTCGAGACCGCGACACCGGCCCCGGATGCGAAGGGTTAG
- a CDS encoding histidine kinase — MPQGDERTSRIAVADALAAVALTAVSLPLLWVPEAQALLPGYRGPTPLAVAVTMATTVPIAWRRRAPVTTLLAVGCAMVGAAALSLPNPGLTAVLALYTVAAEAPRRRALASLAGFAALTLLALVLADAVRHLGTNVVVLAAAWLLGDRRRLDRARTTELESRARGLERARAERASLAVSDERDRIATELRDVLAHSISAMVTQAQASGRTLAVAPERAAAALLTVEESGRAGLLELRRLVGLLRQGESAHPPGDTHPSSGEASTDASRREEPPAQRSMARRARRLRHVVRSGPAALQDAALAAVVLAVELSLHWVVRPEDVLLEGYTGLTLPAVLALTAMIGALVLRRRLPQLVLALTLAGAVTIIQLEAPAQLWAPLIALYTVAAHRERRISVPWLLATQCLAVVLLLAHGGAGFLLSQMVVIGAAWLLGDRQRVRLAYADELEHRSTGLEQARQREAALAVAQERTRIARELHDIVAHSLGVMVVQAGGARRLVYRDPERARQAVEQIIACGRDSLARMRAVFRLLGADRTFAPQPTVDDLPDLLQEFGEAGLRVTIEVLGRRRPLSAGVELSTYRIVQESLTNVLRHAATEHAAVRLDYSDTALTVAITDDGRGPPREPRPGAEGSHGILGMRERAHLVGGSLETGARSGGGFQVTARLPAAPLDQHASTVEPAATAP; from the coding sequence ATGCCCCAGGGTGACGAGCGCACATCCCGCATTGCCGTGGCCGACGCCCTCGCGGCTGTCGCGCTCACCGCGGTGTCGTTGCCGCTGCTCTGGGTGCCTGAAGCCCAAGCCCTGCTCCCCGGCTACCGCGGGCCGACACCACTGGCCGTCGCGGTCACCATGGCGACCACCGTGCCGATCGCCTGGCGCCGCCGTGCACCGGTCACGACCCTTCTCGCGGTCGGGTGCGCCATGGTCGGTGCGGCAGCCCTGTCACTGCCCAACCCGGGTCTCACCGCCGTGTTGGCCCTGTACACCGTCGCCGCAGAGGCGCCCCGACGTCGGGCGCTGGCATCGCTGGCGGGCTTCGCGGCCCTGACCCTGCTGGCCCTGGTGCTGGCGGACGCCGTCCGTCACCTTGGCACCAACGTCGTCGTCCTGGCAGCAGCATGGCTCCTCGGCGACCGACGGCGCCTGGACCGCGCCAGGACAACCGAGCTCGAGAGTCGGGCTCGTGGTCTCGAGCGGGCACGTGCCGAGCGGGCGAGCCTCGCGGTCAGCGACGAACGCGACCGCATCGCCACAGAGCTCCGCGACGTCCTCGCGCACAGCATCTCGGCGATGGTGACCCAGGCGCAGGCATCCGGCAGGACGCTCGCTGTGGCCCCCGAGCGGGCGGCAGCGGCGCTGCTGACCGTCGAGGAGAGCGGTCGCGCGGGCCTGCTCGAGCTCCGCCGGCTGGTGGGCCTGCTGCGGCAGGGGGAGTCCGCCCACCCACCCGGGGACACCCACCCATCATCCGGGGAGGCCTCCACCGATGCATCACGGCGCGAGGAGCCACCGGCGCAGAGGTCCATGGCGCGGCGCGCCAGGCGGCTGCGCCACGTGGTCCGGTCCGGCCCTGCTGCGCTCCAGGACGCCGCGCTGGCCGCGGTGGTGCTGGCTGTCGAGCTGTCCCTGCACTGGGTCGTCCGCCCGGAGGACGTGCTGCTGGAGGGCTACACCGGACTGACGCTGCCCGCGGTCCTGGCGCTCACGGCCATGATCGGGGCCCTGGTGCTGCGGCGACGTCTGCCGCAGCTGGTGCTGGCCCTCACGCTGGCCGGCGCCGTGACGATCATCCAGCTGGAGGCGCCCGCCCAGCTGTGGGCCCCGCTCATCGCCCTGTACACCGTGGCGGCGCACCGGGAGCGGCGCATCTCCGTCCCGTGGTTGCTCGCGACGCAGTGCCTCGCGGTCGTGCTGCTGCTGGCGCACGGCGGGGCCGGATTCCTGCTCAGCCAGATGGTGGTCATCGGCGCAGCCTGGTTGCTCGGTGACCGTCAGCGGGTCCGGTTGGCGTACGCCGACGAGCTGGAGCACCGCTCCACAGGGCTGGAGCAGGCACGCCAGCGGGAGGCCGCGCTGGCCGTCGCCCAGGAGCGCACCCGCATCGCCCGGGAGCTGCACGACATCGTCGCGCACAGCCTGGGCGTGATGGTGGTGCAGGCCGGCGGGGCCCGCCGGCTCGTCTACCGGGACCCCGAACGCGCGCGCCAGGCGGTGGAGCAGATCATCGCCTGCGGCCGGGACAGCCTCGCGCGGATGCGCGCGGTGTTCCGGCTGCTGGGGGCCGACCGGACCTTCGCTCCCCAGCCGACCGTGGACGACCTTCCCGACCTCCTCCAGGAGTTCGGCGAGGCCGGCTTGCGGGTGACGATCGAGGTCCTCGGCCGACGCCGACCCCTCTCGGCCGGCGTCGAGCTCTCGACGTACCGCATCGTGCAGGAGTCCCTCACGAACGTCCTGCGCCACGCCGCCACCGAGCACGCGGCCGTCCGGCTCGACTACAGCGATACGGCCCTGACCGTTGCGATCACCGACGACGGCCGAGGACCACCGCGGGAACCCCGCCCCGGCGCCGAGGGGAGCCACGGGATCCTCGGGATGCGTGAACGGGCGCACCTGGTCGGCGGCAGCCTGGAGACCGGTGCACGGTCGGGTGGTGGCTTCCAGGTCACCGCCCGCCTGCCCGCAGCCCCCCTCGACCAGCACGCATCGACCGTCGAACCGGCGGCCACCGCCCCATGA
- a CDS encoding FtsX-like permease family protein: MWRVTWKGLLAHKLRLALTALAVVLGVAFVAGSFILTDTIERSFADVITQTAGGVDANVRPAGADPAFGAGFTQERASVPAALLEAVRVVEGVTAADPVVGGIAQIVRPDGEPVGGTGAPTLGFNAPSHPGFGGIEVREGRLPEREGEVAVDAFTARTQGFEVGEEIGVAAGAAAETVTLVGVVGFGEADNLAGATVALFDLETAVARYSPDGDFDSIDVLAAEGVSGDVLAERISAAISDDFEVATAQQLIDENTESIGQVLGIFSTALLVFAGVALFVGVFIIVNTFSIIVAQRVREFALLRAVGASRRQVLVSVLTEAGVIGLLGGTVGLALGALLAIALRAMLAAFGLDLPAEGLVFQVRTVVVAVVVGLVVTVTAAVAPALRATRIAPVQALQAVAAPPTGRQGWIRSAVGSVLLLGGVALLLLGLFGAADLIALGGGAVAVFLGVAFLAPLVARPIVRVLGWPVARWFGVRGELARENAMRNPRRTATTASALMIGVGLVSFVTIFAASMTASITDAVDEVYLLDFDVRSTTFQPISGDIADELGGLDEVRLAVTQRMGTFTRDGGADRFVIGADADRIDQIYALDMVDGSLDALLDGGVIVSEGQDLAVGDTLTATFPATGEGALEVVGVFDGASVDVDYFVDTATYRERYRGEEVFAVGVRLADSVDLEAGQTAIDEVLAPYPGVQALDRSAVREQLTDQINQLLGLVYGLLALAVVIAFFGIVNTLALSVFERIREIGLLRAVGMTRGQVKAMVRWESMLIAVLGVVLGLVVGAFFGWLLVQALADDFALRFVFPAGQLLVAVVLAALAGVVAGVLPARRASRVDVLAAIAAE; the protein is encoded by the coding sequence ATGTGGCGCGTCACCTGGAAGGGCCTGCTGGCCCACAAGCTGCGCCTGGCCCTGACGGCCCTGGCCGTCGTCCTCGGCGTCGCGTTCGTCGCGGGCAGCTTCATCCTCACCGACACCATCGAGCGATCGTTCGCCGACGTCATCACGCAGACGGCCGGCGGCGTGGACGCCAACGTCCGCCCCGCGGGTGCCGACCCCGCCTTCGGCGCGGGCTTCACCCAGGAGCGCGCGAGCGTGCCCGCGGCCCTGCTCGAAGCGGTCCGCGTCGTGGAGGGCGTCACAGCGGCGGATCCCGTCGTTGGCGGCATCGCCCAGATCGTGCGTCCCGACGGGGAGCCCGTCGGGGGCACGGGAGCGCCGACGCTGGGCTTCAACGCGCCGAGCCACCCGGGTTTCGGCGGCATCGAGGTGCGCGAGGGTCGGCTGCCCGAACGCGAGGGCGAGGTGGCCGTGGACGCGTTCACGGCCCGCACCCAGGGGTTCGAGGTCGGCGAGGAGATCGGTGTGGCCGCCGGGGCGGCGGCGGAGACGGTGACCCTGGTCGGGGTGGTCGGCTTTGGTGAGGCCGACAACCTCGCGGGGGCGACGGTGGCCCTGTTCGACCTCGAAACGGCGGTCGCCCGCTACAGCCCCGATGGTGACTTCGACTCCATCGACGTGCTCGCCGCCGAGGGTGTGAGCGGGGACGTCCTCGCCGAACGCATCTCTGCGGCGATCAGCGACGACTTCGAGGTGGCCACCGCCCAGCAGCTGATCGACGAGAACACCGAGTCCATCGGGCAGGTGCTTGGGATCTTCTCGACCGCCCTGCTCGTCTTCGCCGGCGTGGCGCTCTTCGTCGGCGTCTTCATCATCGTCAACACGTTCTCGATCATCGTCGCGCAGCGCGTCCGCGAGTTCGCGCTGCTGAGGGCCGTCGGTGCCAGCCGCCGGCAGGTGCTGGTGTCCGTGCTCACCGAGGCGGGGGTCATCGGGCTGCTGGGGGGCACCGTCGGCCTGGCGCTCGGCGCCCTCCTCGCGATCGCGCTGCGGGCGATGTTGGCCGCGTTCGGTCTCGACCTGCCGGCCGAGGGACTGGTGTTCCAGGTACGGACCGTGGTCGTGGCGGTCGTGGTGGGCCTGGTGGTCACGGTCACGGCAGCGGTCGCGCCGGCGCTGCGCGCCACCCGCATCGCGCCGGTGCAGGCGCTGCAGGCCGTCGCCGCGCCCCCGACCGGCCGGCAGGGCTGGATTCGCAGCGCCGTGGGGTCCGTGCTGCTGCTGGGCGGGGTGGCCCTGCTGCTGCTGGGCCTCTTCGGCGCAGCGGACCTGATCGCGTTGGGGGGCGGCGCTGTCGCCGTCTTCCTCGGCGTCGCCTTTCTCGCCCCCCTCGTCGCCCGGCCGATCGTGCGGGTGCTCGGCTGGCCGGTCGCCCGCTGGTTCGGGGTCCGCGGCGAGCTCGCGCGCGAGAACGCCATGCGCAATCCGCGGCGCACGGCCACCACGGCGTCCGCGCTCATGATCGGGGTCGGTCTGGTGAGCTTCGTCACCATCTTCGCCGCCTCGATGACCGCCTCGATCACCGACGCGGTCGACGAGGTCTACCTGCTGGACTTCGACGTCCGGTCGACGACGTTCCAGCCCATCTCCGGTGACATCGCCGACGAGCTGGGCGGGCTCGACGAGGTGCGCCTGGCGGTCACCCAACGCATGGGGACCTTCACCCGCGACGGTGGCGCCGACCGGTTCGTGATCGGCGCGGACGCCGACCGCATCGACCAGATCTACGCGCTCGACATGGTGGACGGCTCCCTGGACGCCCTGCTGGACGGCGGCGTGATCGTGTCCGAGGGGCAGGACCTGGCGGTGGGCGACACGTTGACAGCCACGTTCCCCGCGACAGGTGAGGGGGCCTTGGAGGTGGTGGGCGTCTTCGACGGCGCCAGCGTGGACGTCGACTACTTCGTGGATACCGCGACCTACCGGGAGCGCTACCGGGGCGAGGAGGTGTTCGCCGTGGGGGTGCGCCTGGCCGACAGCGTCGACCTCGAGGCGGGGCAGACGGCAATCGACGAGGTGCTGGCCCCCTACCCCGGCGTCCAGGCGCTGGACCGCAGCGCCGTGCGTGAACAGCTGACCGACCAGATCAACCAGCTGCTCGGACTGGTCTACGGGCTGCTCGCCCTGGCGGTCGTCATCGCGTTCTTCGGCATCGTCAACACGCTCGCGCTGAGCGTGTTCGAACGGATCCGCGAGATCGGTCTGCTGCGCGCCGTTGGCATGACCCGCGGGCAGGTCAAGGCGATGGTGCGCTGGGAGTCGATGCTCATCGCCGTGCTCGGGGTGGTCCTCGGCTTGGTCGTCGGTGC
- a CDS encoding response regulator transcription factor, whose translation MSIRILIADDQALMRAGFRMIIEAEDDLEVVAEAGDGQEAAEQALALRPDVVLMDIRMPRVDGVEATRRIVEGRDGDRPAVLILTTFDLDEYVYASLRAGASGFLLKDAPPEDLIRAVRIVARGDALLAPAITRRMLEEFAARSQDDGPPPDALERLTNRELEVLRLVARGLANQEIAEELVVSETTVKTHVGHILAKLGLRDRVQAVVLAYEAGLVQPGV comes from the coding sequence ATGAGCATCCGCATCCTCATCGCCGACGACCAGGCGTTGATGCGCGCCGGTTTTCGGATGATCATCGAGGCGGAGGACGATCTCGAGGTCGTCGCCGAGGCAGGCGATGGCCAGGAGGCGGCCGAGCAGGCACTGGCGCTGCGCCCCGATGTGGTCCTCATGGACATCCGCATGCCGCGCGTGGACGGGGTCGAGGCCACACGCCGCATCGTGGAGGGCCGCGACGGAGACCGTCCGGCCGTCCTGATCCTCACGACCTTCGATCTGGACGAGTACGTCTACGCGTCGTTGCGCGCAGGCGCCAGCGGGTTCCTGCTCAAGGACGCGCCGCCGGAGGATCTCATCCGGGCCGTCCGCATCGTCGCGCGCGGCGACGCCCTGCTGGCCCCCGCGATCACCCGGCGGATGCTCGAGGAGTTCGCGGCACGCTCACAGGACGACGGACCGCCCCCCGATGCCCTCGAGCGTCTGACCAACCGCGAGCTCGAGGTGCTGCGCCTGGTCGCCCGCGGCCTCGCGAACCAGGAGATCGCCGAGGAGCTGGTGGTGAGCGAGACGACGGTCAAGACCCACGTGGGGCACATCCTCGCCAAGCTCGGGCTGCGCGACCGCGTGCAGGCGGTCGTGCTCGCCTACGAGGCGGGCCTCGTCCAGCCCGGCGTGTAG